A segment of the Synechococcus sp. CBW1002 genome:
ATTGCGGCACGCCTGGGGCCGAACGGGCTGCCCTATGCGATTCCGATTCACCCCACCTTGGTGCATTTCACGATCGGCCTGTTCGTGATCGCCATTGCCTTTGATGTGGTGGGTGCGCTCTATCCCCTTGAGAAGCGTGTGTTCCGCTTCCTGGCGCTGCCGATCACGCGCTCCGGCTTTCACGATGTGGGCTGGTACAACCTGCTGGCCTGTGCGGTGCTCAGCTTCTTCACCGTGGCGGCAGGCTTCGGCGAGATGTTGCTGGCGGTGCCGCTGCCCGATGTGACCAGCGCCCTTGGCCTGCAGAGCATGGCCACCATGGTGTGGCACGGCGTCGGCGGCGTGGCCCTGCTGCTGGTGATCGTGGCGATGACGATCTGGCGGGGTCTGCAGCGCTTTCGCTGGCGCCAGGACCTGGGCCGCCAGGTGCAATGGAGCTACCTGCTGGTCGGCCTGGGCCTGTTTGCGGTGCTGGGGTTGCACGGCACCCTCGGCGCCGAACTGGCCGCCGAATTCGGCGTGCACGTCACCGCCGATCAACTGCTGGCGGCGGGTCTCGCCCTGGGTGAGGGGCTGCCCTGATCCCCGCCTGACCCCCAAAACCTCGCCCCGTTCAGTTCCGCCCAGTCCCGCCCCGCCATGACCGACCTCTCCGCCGCCAGCGCTGGCCCGCTCCGCCCCAGGACCCTGGGATTGGTGGCGATCGCGCTGCTGCTCGATGGGGTCGCCAGCCTGCGTATGGCCGACTGGTCGCACCAGTGGCTGCCGCTGCCAGCATCAGCGGCGGCGCCCTACGTGGACGATCTCTTCGCCCTGGAAACGGGGATCGGCACCTTCATCTTCCTGGGGTGCGTGTCCGTGATCGGCTGGACGTTGCTGTTCAACCGTGCCCCCAAATACGACATGGACGACGGTGACCCGATCGAGGGGAACCTGCGGCTGGAGATCACCTGGACGATCATTCCCCTGGTGATCGTGATGCTGATCGCCTGGCACGCCATCCGCGTCAGCGACACCCTCGCCACCCTCGGCGGCAAGGTGCGCGTCACCGGCACGGCCGAAGCCATGGCGCTGGCTGAGCCGGGTGGCGTGGCAGCAGCCGGCGGCTTCGGCCCGATCGAGGTGATCGGCCGACAGTGGTCGTGGGAGTTCGTCTATCCCAACGGCGTGCACAGCACCGAACTGCACCTGCCGTTGAACCTGCGCTCCAGCTTCCACCTGATCGCCACGGATGTGATCCACGGCTTCTTCATCCCGGCCTTC
Coding sequences within it:
- a CDS encoding DUF2231 domain-containing protein, yielding MALLYLPEPPPIEQIAARLGPNGLPYAIPIHPTLVHFTIGLFVIAIAFDVVGALYPLEKRVFRFLALPITRSGFHDVGWYNLLACAVLSFFTVAAGFGEMLLAVPLPDVTSALGLQSMATMVWHGVGGVALLLVIVAMTIWRGLQRFRWRQDLGRQVQWSYLLVGLGLFAVLGLHGTLGAELAAEFGVHVTADQLLAAGLALGEGLP
- a CDS encoding cytochrome c oxidase subunit II; the protein is MTDLSAASAGPLRPRTLGLVAIALLLDGVASLRMADWSHQWLPLPASAAAPYVDDLFALETGIGTFIFLGCVSVIGWTLLFNRAPKYDMDDGDPIEGNLRLEITWTIIPLVIVMLIAWHAIRVSDTLATLGGKVRVTGTAEAMALAEPGGVAAAGGFGPIEVIGRQWSWEFVYPNGVHSTELHLPLNLRSSFHLIATDVIHGFFIPAFRLKQDMIPGSVIDYSLIPTREGRYRLRDSMFSGGYFSSNQTDVVVESEANFQRWLEQAARQPLKPGYNEARLLYEKRLAEGDRGWATVPPAPPPLVHVSTDPAAVHVS